A region of the Gouania willdenowi chromosome 1, fGouWil2.1, whole genome shotgun sequence genome:
ATGcccttaatttattttatgtaattaaataaatggaaatgcAAACTTAGATAAATCAAAGCATGTATTTAGTAGtttgaaatgagtttccttcgtgGGGTAAGAAGCAGAGTCAtcaggaggagctcagagtagagctgctgctcctccacaGTGAGAAAAGCCAGATGAGGTGGAGAGACAGAGAGCTctattctctgtgtgtgtgtacagacacgtCGTGTGTGTATCCCCGTCTGTTTCTACGTGTGCGGCCATTGTGCATTTTCCtggtatatgtgtgtgtgtgtgcgtgtgtgttactttgtaccatagactgtaaaaagaatggacgacgCACGCTCCCGGGTAAGTGAAGTTTTTATtgttagagctccccctgctggcTACAGTATAGGttataaaccccgcctcctcaatgataacagatgggacgttggtcaaactgtaaagttaaaatactcatcacatcattttttccaaagctaaactctgctgtgatcattagttattatcatccTATAATGTGTTCAAGtgatcatttttctgtgaactttgttttaaatcagttatttgaggttaaaaacgggatttgacgtcatatataatgatgattgacagcctcagATCTTGCGTTTCTCTCTCTGTGAACAtcagttacgtcgtgaaggaaagcatAGATGTCATTAAACTAGATATTAGAGTGTAAAGTGGTTTTGttctaacctctatgatctgaacaagatacttatgttcttggcgtagctagGCTACGTAAGTCATctgggcagtacgctaaatgggcggggcgtgttaccagggctcctcccgccagaccctactgcgcagactggctccaaatgacgtcaaacttgcaagatggcagcgcccctaagtgccgtattttggcttcaagaacgttgagtgggaggAGCTACAGTACGAGCCCACTGGCGTGGACTGCCTAAGTGGCACCAATGGGGGGATGATTGTATATGGTGAGAATAAAAGCTCATAGAAACATATTGAGAAAAAACTATGAACAGCTTCATTAGTGAAATTAAGAAGtaagttgaaaatgttgaatgATGAACTATCTATATTATACTATATATAGTGTATAAGTAAATGTATATGAGTAGTTGTAAGTGCACCAACCTCTGCCTGGTGATCAGGTTGATGTAGTGTCTCAGGGCCGTGTAGTACTTGGCCAGCTCCTCAGGGGGGGCATCGTCACCAGGGTTCTCAGGTTTGGGGGGGTAGGCATCTGACAGAGTCCCCAGACAAACCAATACACAGAGCACCATGGCCACCAGCACCGCCCATGGCTTTAACATCATGGCCAtctgcaaaaaacaaacacatgggATAATATGTAAGTCTGGTGGACAGTCAGTCTACATTCAATtcatcatttattaataaatacacatcttttcatttgtctttgttAACCATTCATTTGGTTTTTGTCATACTCCACCTCCAGGCCTGGGTAAGGCTGCACAGTCCGTTAATCCAGTTTAATCATGATAATGAATTTGGCTCCAAGATTAAATGAACCTGTTCAGCTGtgatttttagatttaaaatgtgtctCTGCTGCAAACTGTATATAATCATGCACTTTCTCTGCCCCAGTAGTCAGTTCACCACCAGTGGACAAACACGTGATAAAGGTTTCATTAGGTTAGTTAGCTTCATTAGCTTCAGTTCACTGTAAATTAGTCATGTGACCAATCTGTAGCGCTGcttttttactggtttttattCAGAAAAAGCAACATGGGCTCAAATGAGTGATAGTCCAGAAAAGTGGAGAGTTTTAGGGGTTTTTTAAGACGGGGAGGATGCTGGTGTTGCACGTGTTGACACACCTCCATTAGTGGATTGATCAGTACTAAATGAGTATTAATTATTTAGGGATAATCGCTTgaaatttttgttgttggttaaCCAGTTAGCATGAGCATCTCTAGTctggacttcagctctgatctttttatttatttattgatctatgaggcgtaCACTATGGTTTTATCTCTAATAAATTAagaaagttgtgtgtgtgtgtgtgtgcgtgtgtgtgtgcgtgcgtgcgtgcgtgtgtgtgtgtgtgtgtgtgtgcgtgtgtgtgtgtgtgtgtgtg
Encoded here:
- the pyya gene encoding peptide YY-A, which codes for MAMMLKPWAVLVAMVLCVLVCLGTLSDAYPPKPENPGDDAPPEELAKYYTALRHYINLITRQRYGKRSAQQDVMSELLFGSDSNREQRSRYDESYIW